A genomic region of Venturia canescens isolate UGA chromosome 7, ASM1945775v1, whole genome shotgun sequence contains the following coding sequences:
- the LOC122413440 gene encoding E3 ubiquitin-protein ligase ZNF598 isoform X1 — protein MLLKNEGFFFQQPMSDSRESARVGHNSGSTGNANACVVCYRDVEIYSIGLCEHPVCYECSTRMRVLCQQNECPICRQDLPKVVFTRMVKPFRHLRRSNLFDTRYNIYFDSPDIQEKFNTLLAHACSICPDKQQFRNFNGLKDHMRRTHELHYCDLCVDNLKIFSHERRCYTRSNLSQHRRKGDLDDKSHKGHPLCVFCDQRYMDNDELYRHLRRDHLFCHFCDADGLHHYYNSYNDLREHFRNEHYLCEEGTCVEEMFTGVFRTDIDLKAHKACTHGKHLGKAAAKQARTLELEFTLAPRGGGDNRNNRRLPMSGTSGASGNTGSGALQSNCRRSRDQNNRDLLQQPQQQRQQQRHLGQTDYMAVIVSDLGDVAAEIAFDDDDSSTYVRQPDVRSTEEFPSLGNSSPIIPNLGQPRGRGNLTIRGTLKPQALAVTDENFPALGPDSGISSSTGVASSACGSAAGTSGISKTLNLSVYSSNKTDTSSSSSSQRPKSGAPNVSIQVNHKTDGTVTTRVSGPNIRIKPAQRTSMDCDFPALGRSNLANTAPSTISPNVGQWTKVTCVKQPPEQSSKAKKVSPSPFPEYPPRLPSSEDFPSLSKPARSKKQLSIAVLPQQSSWSQQHQQPSSKKSENENKSIADATKGKTKKKKVKQQVISGNNSSSNESTGSRTNNNITNVSDKAKENLSKNNGTKTEAAAPVTRKDNKMELNTKTDESCERKDNNKSSKKDKSSKSKSKNKKEAAAGGATERSSNDNDSAFTPSNSEKQTSQETSARKCSVLNIDSLNSNENVCKLNDDFPALSIGKSVRSASNGQFMTKVTNPPPGFDTATPPPPGFAVKISSDDRIPSDNGSLTFTNSSGESYTILPTRTGKGELEKMYTYVIPPDFERRNRSLIERVTEVLGDQEAIKEFRFLSGSFRRGDCNPEDYYKRCRRAIGVATFDNLFPEMLVLLPDIEKQQQLFQIHRREVNGQIRLLDACDVCGQIVNVGSDQKAHLSSHTMENDFPALGDTSNTAPPPTTWVVRKV, from the exons atgcTCCTTAAG AACGAAGGATTCTTTTTCCAACAACCGATGTCAGACTCCAGAGAGTCTGCCCGAGTTGGTCACAACTCTGGCAGCACTGGAAATGCCAACGCCTGTGTCGTTTGCTACAGGGACGTAGAAATTTATAGCATAGGACTTTGTGAACATCCTGTATGTTACGAATGTAGTACAAGGATGAGGGTATTGTGTCAACAAAACGAGTGTCCTATATGTCGTCAGGACTTACCAAAAGTAGTCTTTACCAGAATGGTCAAGCCGTTTCGCCATTTGAGGAGGAGCAATTTGTTTGATACGCGatacaatatttatttcgacAGTCCGGatattcaagaaaaatttaatacTCTATTGGCTCATGCTTGCTCCATTTGCCCCGATAAACAACAATTCCGAAATTTCAATGGCCTGAAGGATCACATGAGACGAACGCACGAACTGCACTATTGCGATCTTTGTGTCGACAATTTAAAG ATATTCTCGCACGAGAGACGTTGTTACACACGTTCGAATCTGAGTCAACATCGTCGAAAGGGCGATCTGGATGACAAGAGTCACAAGGGTCATCCGTTATGTGTATTCTGTGACCAGCGTTACATGGACAACGACGAGTTATATCGTCATTTGCGGCGTGACCATCTTTTCTGTCATTTCTGTGACGCAGACGGTCTCCATCACTATTACAATTCGTACAATGATTTACGAGAGCATTTTAGGAACGAGCATTATCTGTGCGAAGAGGGAACGTGCGTGGAAGAAATGTTCACCGGCGTATTCAGGACGGATATTGATTTGAAAGCGCACAAAGCCTGCACACACGGTAAGCATTTGGGAAAAGCCGCGGCAAAACAAGCGCGTACTTTGGAATTGGAGTTTACGTTAGCCCCCAGAGGAGGAGGAGACAATCGTAATAACCGAAGATTACCAATGAGCGGAACGAGTGGAGCAAGTGGAAATACCGGTAGCGGAGCTTTGCAATCGAATTGTCGGAGATCTCGGGATCAGAACAATCGAGATCTGTTACAACAGCCGCAGCAGCAACGACAACAGCAACGTCATTTGGGACAGACGGATTATATGGCTGTTATCGTTAGCGACTTGGGAGACGTTGCTGCTGAAATTGCGTTTGACGACGACGATAGCTCTACTTACGTGCGACAGCCGGACGTACGGAGTACCGAAGAATTTCCATCACTCGGGAATAGCTCCCCGATCATACCGAATCTCGGTCAACCTCGTGGACGTGGCAATCTGACAATACGAGGTACTTTGAAGCCCCAAGCTCTGGCGGTAACCGATGAAAATTTCCCAGCCCTGGGACCGGATTCCGGCATAAGCAGTTCAACCGGTGTTGCCAGTTCAGCATGTGGTTCAGCAGCGGGAACTTCGGGAATTTCGAAAACTCTCAATCTCAGCGTTTACAGCAGTAACAAAACCGACACTTCGAGTAGTTCGTCATCGCAACGTCCCAAATCCGGAGCACCAAACGTATCGATTCAAGTCAATCATAAGACCGATGGTACCGTCACGACGCGCGTCAGTGGACCAAACATCCGAATAAAGCCGGCACAGCGTACTTCAATGGATTGTGATTTTCCGGCTCTCGGTCGTTCGAACCTCGCCAATACCGCACCATCGACGATTAGTCCGAACGTTGGTCAATGGACGAAAGTAACATGCGTCAAACAGCCACCCGAACAATCATCGAAAGCGAAAAAAGTCAGCCCTTCGCCATTCCCAGAATATCCGCCGCGTTTACCATCTTCCGAAGATTTTCCGAGTTTGTCGAAACCAGCCCGTTCAAAAAAACAACTTTCTATCGCGGTCCTTCCACAACAATCCTCCTGGTCCCAGCAGCATCAACAACCCTCGTCAAAGAAATCCGAAAACGAGAACAAGTCAATAGCTGACGCGACCAAAggtaaaacgaaaaagaaaaaagtcaagCAACAAGTAATCAGCGGTAACAATTCAAGTAGCAACGAATCAACCGGCTCGAGAACAAACAATAACATCACTAATGTCAGCGACAAggcgaaagagaatttatcgaaaaacaatggaacgaAGACGGAAGCAGCAGCACCCGTAACGAGGAAAGATAACAAAATGGAGCTCAATACGAAAACCGACGAATCTTGCGAGAGGAAAGACAACAACAAATCGTCGAAGAAAGATAAGAGTAGTAAAAGCAAGAGCAAAAACAAGAAAGAGGCCGCGGCCGGTGGTGCCACGGAGCGCTCGAGCAACGATAATGATTCAGCGTTCACACCCTCGAACTCGGAAAAACAAACGAGCCAAGAAACGTCAGCTAGAAAATGTTCGGTACTGAATATCGATAGTTTGAATTCAAACGAAAACGTATGCAAGCTTAATGATGATTTTCCAGCGCTGAGTATCGGCAAGTCCGTTCGGTCAGCGAGCAACGGACAATTCATGACGAAAGTGACGAACCCACCGCCTGGTTTTGATACTGCCACACCACCACCGCCAGGCTTCGCCGTTAAGATTTCCAGCGACGATCGTATACCGAGCGACAACGGTAGTTTAACGTTTACAAACAGTTCGGGCGAGAGCTACACTATTCTACCAACGAGAACGGGAAAGGGGgaactcgaaaaaatgtacACATACGTCATACCGCCCGATTTCGAAAGAAGGAATCGAAGCCTCATCGAGCGCGTGACCGAGGTACTGGGCGATCAAGAAgccattaaggagtttcgattTCTCAGCGGCTCCTTCCGACGAGGTGATTGTAATCCCGAGGATTATTACAAGCGCTGTCGCCGAGCCATCGGGGTCGCCACTTTCGACAATTTATTTCCCGAGATGCTGGTCTTGCTTCCGGACATTGAAAAACAGCAACAActctttcaaattcatcgtcgCGAGGTAAATGGCCAAATAAGACTATTGGACGCTTGCGACGTATGCGGCCAAATAGTGAACGTCGGTAGTGATCAGAAAGCTCATTTATCGAGTCACACtatggaaaatgattttcctgCGCTCGGCGATACATCCAACACTGCACCCCCGCCTACGACTTGGGTCGTTCGCAAAGTTTGA
- the LOC122413440 gene encoding E3 ubiquitin-protein ligase ZNF598 isoform X2: MSDSRESARVGHNSGSTGNANACVVCYRDVEIYSIGLCEHPVCYECSTRMRVLCQQNECPICRQDLPKVVFTRMVKPFRHLRRSNLFDTRYNIYFDSPDIQEKFNTLLAHACSICPDKQQFRNFNGLKDHMRRTHELHYCDLCVDNLKIFSHERRCYTRSNLSQHRRKGDLDDKSHKGHPLCVFCDQRYMDNDELYRHLRRDHLFCHFCDADGLHHYYNSYNDLREHFRNEHYLCEEGTCVEEMFTGVFRTDIDLKAHKACTHGKHLGKAAAKQARTLELEFTLAPRGGGDNRNNRRLPMSGTSGASGNTGSGALQSNCRRSRDQNNRDLLQQPQQQRQQQRHLGQTDYMAVIVSDLGDVAAEIAFDDDDSSTYVRQPDVRSTEEFPSLGNSSPIIPNLGQPRGRGNLTIRGTLKPQALAVTDENFPALGPDSGISSSTGVASSACGSAAGTSGISKTLNLSVYSSNKTDTSSSSSSQRPKSGAPNVSIQVNHKTDGTVTTRVSGPNIRIKPAQRTSMDCDFPALGRSNLANTAPSTISPNVGQWTKVTCVKQPPEQSSKAKKVSPSPFPEYPPRLPSSEDFPSLSKPARSKKQLSIAVLPQQSSWSQQHQQPSSKKSENENKSIADATKGKTKKKKVKQQVISGNNSSSNESTGSRTNNNITNVSDKAKENLSKNNGTKTEAAAPVTRKDNKMELNTKTDESCERKDNNKSSKKDKSSKSKSKNKKEAAAGGATERSSNDNDSAFTPSNSEKQTSQETSARKCSVLNIDSLNSNENVCKLNDDFPALSIGKSVRSASNGQFMTKVTNPPPGFDTATPPPPGFAVKISSDDRIPSDNGSLTFTNSSGESYTILPTRTGKGELEKMYTYVIPPDFERRNRSLIERVTEVLGDQEAIKEFRFLSGSFRRGDCNPEDYYKRCRRAIGVATFDNLFPEMLVLLPDIEKQQQLFQIHRREVNGQIRLLDACDVCGQIVNVGSDQKAHLSSHTMENDFPALGDTSNTAPPPTTWVVRKV, translated from the exons ATGTCAGACTCCAGAGAGTCTGCCCGAGTTGGTCACAACTCTGGCAGCACTGGAAATGCCAACGCCTGTGTCGTTTGCTACAGGGACGTAGAAATTTATAGCATAGGACTTTGTGAACATCCTGTATGTTACGAATGTAGTACAAGGATGAGGGTATTGTGTCAACAAAACGAGTGTCCTATATGTCGTCAGGACTTACCAAAAGTAGTCTTTACCAGAATGGTCAAGCCGTTTCGCCATTTGAGGAGGAGCAATTTGTTTGATACGCGatacaatatttatttcgacAGTCCGGatattcaagaaaaatttaatacTCTATTGGCTCATGCTTGCTCCATTTGCCCCGATAAACAACAATTCCGAAATTTCAATGGCCTGAAGGATCACATGAGACGAACGCACGAACTGCACTATTGCGATCTTTGTGTCGACAATTTAAAG ATATTCTCGCACGAGAGACGTTGTTACACACGTTCGAATCTGAGTCAACATCGTCGAAAGGGCGATCTGGATGACAAGAGTCACAAGGGTCATCCGTTATGTGTATTCTGTGACCAGCGTTACATGGACAACGACGAGTTATATCGTCATTTGCGGCGTGACCATCTTTTCTGTCATTTCTGTGACGCAGACGGTCTCCATCACTATTACAATTCGTACAATGATTTACGAGAGCATTTTAGGAACGAGCATTATCTGTGCGAAGAGGGAACGTGCGTGGAAGAAATGTTCACCGGCGTATTCAGGACGGATATTGATTTGAAAGCGCACAAAGCCTGCACACACGGTAAGCATTTGGGAAAAGCCGCGGCAAAACAAGCGCGTACTTTGGAATTGGAGTTTACGTTAGCCCCCAGAGGAGGAGGAGACAATCGTAATAACCGAAGATTACCAATGAGCGGAACGAGTGGAGCAAGTGGAAATACCGGTAGCGGAGCTTTGCAATCGAATTGTCGGAGATCTCGGGATCAGAACAATCGAGATCTGTTACAACAGCCGCAGCAGCAACGACAACAGCAACGTCATTTGGGACAGACGGATTATATGGCTGTTATCGTTAGCGACTTGGGAGACGTTGCTGCTGAAATTGCGTTTGACGACGACGATAGCTCTACTTACGTGCGACAGCCGGACGTACGGAGTACCGAAGAATTTCCATCACTCGGGAATAGCTCCCCGATCATACCGAATCTCGGTCAACCTCGTGGACGTGGCAATCTGACAATACGAGGTACTTTGAAGCCCCAAGCTCTGGCGGTAACCGATGAAAATTTCCCAGCCCTGGGACCGGATTCCGGCATAAGCAGTTCAACCGGTGTTGCCAGTTCAGCATGTGGTTCAGCAGCGGGAACTTCGGGAATTTCGAAAACTCTCAATCTCAGCGTTTACAGCAGTAACAAAACCGACACTTCGAGTAGTTCGTCATCGCAACGTCCCAAATCCGGAGCACCAAACGTATCGATTCAAGTCAATCATAAGACCGATGGTACCGTCACGACGCGCGTCAGTGGACCAAACATCCGAATAAAGCCGGCACAGCGTACTTCAATGGATTGTGATTTTCCGGCTCTCGGTCGTTCGAACCTCGCCAATACCGCACCATCGACGATTAGTCCGAACGTTGGTCAATGGACGAAAGTAACATGCGTCAAACAGCCACCCGAACAATCATCGAAAGCGAAAAAAGTCAGCCCTTCGCCATTCCCAGAATATCCGCCGCGTTTACCATCTTCCGAAGATTTTCCGAGTTTGTCGAAACCAGCCCGTTCAAAAAAACAACTTTCTATCGCGGTCCTTCCACAACAATCCTCCTGGTCCCAGCAGCATCAACAACCCTCGTCAAAGAAATCCGAAAACGAGAACAAGTCAATAGCTGACGCGACCAAAggtaaaacgaaaaagaaaaaagtcaagCAACAAGTAATCAGCGGTAACAATTCAAGTAGCAACGAATCAACCGGCTCGAGAACAAACAATAACATCACTAATGTCAGCGACAAggcgaaagagaatttatcgaaaaacaatggaacgaAGACGGAAGCAGCAGCACCCGTAACGAGGAAAGATAACAAAATGGAGCTCAATACGAAAACCGACGAATCTTGCGAGAGGAAAGACAACAACAAATCGTCGAAGAAAGATAAGAGTAGTAAAAGCAAGAGCAAAAACAAGAAAGAGGCCGCGGCCGGTGGTGCCACGGAGCGCTCGAGCAACGATAATGATTCAGCGTTCACACCCTCGAACTCGGAAAAACAAACGAGCCAAGAAACGTCAGCTAGAAAATGTTCGGTACTGAATATCGATAGTTTGAATTCAAACGAAAACGTATGCAAGCTTAATGATGATTTTCCAGCGCTGAGTATCGGCAAGTCCGTTCGGTCAGCGAGCAACGGACAATTCATGACGAAAGTGACGAACCCACCGCCTGGTTTTGATACTGCCACACCACCACCGCCAGGCTTCGCCGTTAAGATTTCCAGCGACGATCGTATACCGAGCGACAACGGTAGTTTAACGTTTACAAACAGTTCGGGCGAGAGCTACACTATTCTACCAACGAGAACGGGAAAGGGGgaactcgaaaaaatgtacACATACGTCATACCGCCCGATTTCGAAAGAAGGAATCGAAGCCTCATCGAGCGCGTGACCGAGGTACTGGGCGATCAAGAAgccattaaggagtttcgattTCTCAGCGGCTCCTTCCGACGAGGTGATTGTAATCCCGAGGATTATTACAAGCGCTGTCGCCGAGCCATCGGGGTCGCCACTTTCGACAATTTATTTCCCGAGATGCTGGTCTTGCTTCCGGACATTGAAAAACAGCAACAActctttcaaattcatcgtcgCGAGGTAAATGGCCAAATAAGACTATTGGACGCTTGCGACGTATGCGGCCAAATAGTGAACGTCGGTAGTGATCAGAAAGCTCATTTATCGAGTCACACtatggaaaatgattttcctgCGCTCGGCGATACATCCAACACTGCACCCCCGCCTACGACTTGGGTCGTTCGCAAAGTTTGA
- the Arf102F gene encoding ADP-ribosylation factor 2 encodes MGLTISSLLTRLFGKKQMRILMVGLDAAGKTTILYKLKLGEIVTTIPTIGFNVETVEYKNICFTVWDVGGQGKIRPLWRHYFQNTQGLIYVIDSNDRERILEAQKELASMLKEDELRDAVLLVFANKQDLPNAMSAAELTDKLELNALRGRHWYIQSACATQGQGLYEGLDWLSNELAKK; translated from the coding sequence ATGGGCTTGACTATAAGCAGTTTGCTGACTCGTTTGTTCGGCAAGAAACAGATGAGAATTCTAATGGTTGGTTTGGATGCAGCTGGTAAAACTACAATTTTGTACAAATTGAAACTTGGCGAAATAGTCACTACTATACCAACCATTGGCTTCAATGTTGAAACAGTagaatacaaaaatatttgtttcacCGTATGGGACGTCGGCGGCCAAGGAAAGATTCGTCCTTTGTGGAggcattattttcaaaatacccAAGGCCTCATCTACGTCATTGACAGCAACGATAGGGAAAGAATTTTAGAGGCGCAGAAAGAGTTGGCCAGTATGCTCAAAGAGGACGAGCTCAGAGATGCCGTTCTCCTGGTGTTCGCCAATAAACAAGATTTACCAAATGCTATGTCTGCGGCAGAATTAACCGATAAGCTTGAACTTAATGCTCTCAGAGGACGTCATTGGTACATTCAAAGTGCGTGTGCGACCCAGGGTCAAGGTCTCTACGAAGGCCTGGATTGGTTGAGCAACGAACTCGCCAAAAAGTGA